One window of the Vigna radiata var. radiata cultivar VC1973A chromosome 1, Vradiata_ver6, whole genome shotgun sequence genome contains the following:
- the LOC106761637 gene encoding receptor-like protein 12: protein MNILKVMMFVFVMSVVLQVAYGQHHIRCIPKERDALLQFKAAIVDRYGMLSSWTTPHCCQWEGIRCNNLTAHIISLDLHGXVHYEYFSRGNYEVSRQYYISGEIHKSLMELPQLQYLNLSFNYFLDTNIPEFLGSLTNLRYLDLSSSYFSGQIPSQISSLSHLKYLNLADNYYFDGSIPLQLGNLSRLEYLDLRYNSFGGYIPSQLGNLSNLHTLYLGGYHSALQIVTSDHWLSNLTSLTHLYLYSISILIVLLAAFEALPSYQN, encoded by the coding sequence ATGAATATTCTCAAAGTGATGATGTTTGTATTTGTGATGAGTGTGGTGTTGCAGGTTGCTTATGGACAACACCATATCAGATGCATTCCAAAGGAGAGAGATGCACTCCTTCAATTCAAGGCTGCCATTGTCGATCGTTACGGCATGCTCTCCTCTTGGACCACTCCCCACTGCTGCCAATGGGAGGGCATTCGCTGCAACAACCTCACCGCCCATATTATAAGCCTCGACCTTCATGGAGANGTtcattatgaatatttttctcGTGGAAATTATGAAGTCTCTCGGCAGTATTACATCAGTGGAGAGATCCACAAGTCATTAATGGAGTTGCCACAGTTACAGTATTTGAACCTcagtttcaattattttctagACACTAATATTCCAGAGTTTCTTGGCTCTCTTACCAACTTAAGATATCTTGATCTCTCTTCATCTTATTTTAGCGGACAAATTCCATCTCAGATAAGTTCTCTTTctcatttgaaatatttgaatcttgctgataattattattttgatggtTCAATTCCTCTTCAACTTGGAAATCTCTCTCGATTGGAGTATCTTGATCTCAGGTACAATTCTTTTGGtggatacattccttcccaacTAGGAAACCTTTCAAATTTGCATACACTCTATCTTGGAGGATATCATAGTGCTCTCCAAATTGTCACTAGTGATCACTGGCTATCTAATCTTACTTCTTTAACCCATCTTTACTTGTATTCcatatcaattttaatagtTCTCCTAGCTGCCTTCGAAGCATTGCCAAGCTACCAAAACTAA